A single genomic interval of Hevea brasiliensis isolate MT/VB/25A 57/8 chromosome 4, ASM3005281v1, whole genome shotgun sequence harbors:
- the LOC110639776 gene encoding endoribonuclease YBEY, chloroplastic — translation MLPRLSPLLRTLYSPFPSPVQMARFFSRATSLPRFNPSPTAVISSIHSSSSLFFTSKSNRFLVPWLSKRSTFGKKFHALCGEGDGRRILRQIGGRVWAAQRGYRKVRRRPLPRIKDKELELNVSICIEEELPDDPEILSIAELLRLNVPMAMKLAFDGLKDSAYKTRDKAISDVGGFKSVELSVLLCNDEFIRKLNKEWRDEDHATDVLSMSQHVPELKLPVLMLGDIVISVETAARQAEERGHALIDEIRILLVHGLLHLLGFDHEISEEAEAEMEKEEELLLKSLGWKGKGLIQSAYDAETNMNLQTENLDDRKKEGSLRFYKPKFSYIFCDMDGTLLNSKSQISLTNAKALKEAVSRGMKVVIATGKARPAVISILEMVDLAGKDGIISEFSPGVFLQGLLVYGRQGREIFRSNLDPSVCREACLYSWEHKVPLIAFSNDRCLTLFDHPLVDSLHTIYREPKAEIMPSVEHLLSAADIQKMIFLGTAEGVATSLRPYWSEATGDRANVVQAVPDMLEIVPRGTSKGSGVELLLDHLGVTAKEIMAIGDGENDIEMLELASLGIALSNGSEKTKAVADIIGGSNDEDGVADAIYRYAF, via the exons ATGCTCCCTCGCCTCTCTCCTCTCCTCCGCACTCTCTATTCTCCCTTCCCTTCTCCAGTTCAAATGGCGCGCTTTTTCTCACGCGCCACCTCTCTCCCTCGCTTCAATCCTTCCCCAACCGCTGTAATCTCCTCCATTCACTCTTCTTCAAGCCTATTCTTCACTTCCAAATCGAACCGCTTCCTTGTCCCTTGGTTATCGAAACGTTCCACTTTTGGTAAAAAGTTTCACGCTTTGTGCGGAGAAGGCGATGGGAGGAGGATTCTGCGACAAATAGGAGGGAGGGTTTGGGCGGCGCAGAGAGGATACCGGAAAGTGAGGAGGAGGCCGTTGCCGAGGATTAAAGATAAGGAGTTGGAGCTTAATGTCAGCATTTGCATTGAAGAAGAGCTGCCCGATGATCCTGAAATCTTG AGTATAGCAGAATTGCTTCGTCTTAACGTGCCAATGGCAATGAAGTTAGCATTCGATGGCTTAAAAGATTCAGCTTATAAAACGAGAGATAAGGCTATAAGTGATGTTGGGGGATTTAAAAGTGTTGAATTATCTGTCCTCCTTTGCAATGATGAGTTCATTCGCAAACTTAATAAGGAATGGAGGGATGAGGACCATGCTACTGATGTTCTTTCCATGTCACAACATGTTCCTGAACTCAAGCTTCCAGTT CTTATGTTGGGGGACATTGTCATCTCTGTTGAGACAGCTGCACGACAAGCAGAGGAAAGGGGGCATGCTCTTATTGATGAAATTCGCATCCTCCTG gttcaTGGTTTGCTGCATCTTTTaggatttgatcatgagattagTGAAGAGGCCGAAGCTGAAATGGAGAAGGAGGAGGAACTTCTTTTAAAGAGCCTTGGGTGGAAGGGAAAAGGACTAATTCAGAGTGCATATGATGCTGAGACCAATATGAATCTTCAAACAGAAAATTTAGATG ACAGGAAGAAAGAAGGCAGTCTTCGATTCTATAAAccaaaattcagctatatcttttGCGACATGGATG GAACATTGCTGAACAGCAAAAGTCAAATTTCCTTGACAAATGCAAAGGCTTTGAAAGAAGCAGTGTCAAGGGGAATGAAGGTGGTGATAGCAACTGGAAAA GCTCGACCTGCTGTGATAAGTATTTTGGAGATGGTGGATTTAGCTGGTAAAGATGGCATTATCTCAGAGTTCTCTCCTGgagtttttttacag GGGTTGCTTGTTTATGGTAGACAGGGTCGGGAAATTTTTAGAAGCAATTTAGATCCAAGTGTTTGCAGAGAG GCATGCCTGTACTCTTGGGAGCATAAGGTTCCTCTTATTGCATTCAGCAATGACCGTTGCTTAACACTATTTGATCACCCCCTTGTTGATTCATTGCATACCATATATCGTGAGCCAAAG GCAGAGATCATGCCTTCAGTTGAGCATCTCCTGTCTGCTGCTGACATACAG AAGATGATCTTTTTAGGCACTGCTGAGGGTGTGGCTACTTCATTGCGGCCATACTGGTCAGAAGCAACAGGGGATCGTGCCAATGTTGTCCAAGCTGTTCCAGACATGCTTGAAATTGTTCCACGTGGAACCTCAAAGGGCAGTGGAGTAGAACTGCTGCTTGATCATTTGGGTGTCACTGCAAAGGAG ATAATGGCTATTGGTGATGGGGAAAATGACATTGAGATGCTTGAGTTGGCCTCTTTAGGCATTGCTCTTAGCAATGGATCCGAGAAGACAAAAGCTGTGGCGGATATAATTGGTGGTAGCAATGATGAAGATGGTGTAGCAGATGCCATCTATCGGTATGCATTCTGA